In Citrus sinensis cultivar Valencia sweet orange chromosome 2, DVS_A1.0, whole genome shotgun sequence, a single genomic region encodes these proteins:
- the LOC102607217 gene encoding uncharacterized protein LOC102607217 isoform X5, with translation MRMRNRDRFAMEHSGTPSDSSSHELGEIEVLYFNVVDKEKLKELSVKKYSDVQISVPQPNMQQPRASDEGNSSSNQENMQLIEANSSQTMANKDAGGPEDSDKEKSNSLANNQKEETFANATVNLEQAATASSSNEKAMTKVGYDLRPRHKGRAIKIKSLDCVRNDDNNLRSEANEDGDILITDMLNEEKKRKLKANLEKKSTNTKKP, from the exons ATGAGGATGAGAAACCGTGACAGATTTGCAATGGAGCACTCTGGTACTCCATCTGATTCATCATCACATGAATTAGGGGAGATTGAAGTACTGTACTTTAATGTGGTGGACAAAGAGAAACTCAAAGAATTGTCAGTGAAAAAGTACAGTGACGTGCAAATTTCTGTGCCACAACCAAACATGCAGCAGCCTCGTGCCTCTGATGAGGGGAATTCAAGCAGCAATCAAGAGAATATGCAATTGATTGAAGCAAATTCAAGCCAAACAATG GCCAACAAAGATGCTGGTGGACCAGAAGATTCAGATAAAGAGAAATCCAATTCCTTGGCCAAtaatcaaaa GGAAGAAACATTCGCTAATGCAACAGTGAATCTGGAGCAAGCTGCAACAGCTTCATCTTCAAATGAGAAAG CAATGACTAAGGTGGGATATGATCTGCGCCCTCGACACAAGGGGAgagcaattaaaataaagagcTTGGACTGTGTTCGTAATGATGACAACAATCTGAGATCCGAAGCCAACGAGGATGGTGACATACTCATCACTGACATGCTtaatgaggagaagaagaggaagctCAAGGCCAATCTTGAGAAGAAGTCCACCAATACTAAGAAGCCTTAA